The Neodiprion lecontei isolate iyNeoLeco1 chromosome 2, iyNeoLeco1.1, whole genome shotgun sequence genome segment CATTCGATGACTCTAGGTGCCGTGGAGCAAGCGTGAGCGAGAGAATTCATACAGTTCGACGAAATCTGATTCGTCAACGCAACAGGTTCGTTCTTCAAGCGAggcaataaaacaaatttatttcaaacaatgTTGATTCAATGTTCATTTGATTAATCCTAATGGGGTGTGCTTAGCAGAATGATGCAAGCGGCTACAAGTCGAGGACTAATTCAGCTTTGGGTGCAAACGCTTTCGGCCGTGGTACTTCGACTGCGAGTCAACTGCCAAGCTATAGAACGTCTTATTCAACCGTCAGTCCGGCAAATTCTAATCGAGCAACGTCCAAAGAACGTACCCTTCCGAGCTACGGATCGAGTTACACGAAAAGGGAGAAAGACAAGCAGGAGGAGAGACCGACGTACAAATATGTTGGTTAGTTAACTATGGTAACCAAATTTGAGGACATGAGTCATGCTCACTGCAAATCGTTACGATCCAAGTGagacgtgttttttttttcttttctcaccaCTTCCAAGGTCGACAGTCTGGTTACGGCATTTCAATAAACATTAACCTCACCCACAGCACAGAGCCATTCTACattctgattattttttttcagccgGCCCTAAGGACTCGGACAAGCACCGGCTACACACTGAACGAGCTGCCGTGAAAGAGGAGGCGAGATCGAAAAGTCCACTGTCCGGGAGCAGGAGTTCCCTTCTGGAGAAGTACTCAAACCTCCGGGACCCCACCGTCAAGTCATCAGACAGGCCGACCTCAGTTCTGGATAAATACACGCGTGGTGCTTCCAGGGAAAGAAGTCGGGAGCCCGATGCCATTCCGCGTTTCGTCTCCAGCACCTACCCAGGTACAACGGGGGGTAAAACCTACACCAGTGATCATCGCCCAGTCGAGAAAAAAGAACGCGCTGAACATCCTCCCATATCGTACAGGGGCATCCGAGTCCCTTCGGGAAGATCGTCACGTGAACCGAGTCCCGAGATTGCGGGGAGCAAGAGCAGCTGCTACTCCAGAGTTTACTCGAGGGCACCTTCTTACGGCAGGACTGTTTCCGGGGGCCTGCGTGAGTTTTGGTATCCAGTTTTGTTGCAGCGAAAATGTATACAGCTCGGTGAATTAATGTTTCCACCTTTCCAGTCGCCTCAGAGTCCGCGTCAACTCCGGCTACCTCATCCAGGTACAGCGCGGCGGGCACTCGATTCGGTTTGACGCCTCGAAGCAGTGCGGATCACGTTCCAACGGCCATCAGCTACTCCGGTTCGGACAGATTCCGAGCTTCAAGTAGTAAGCGGTCGATGACCCCTCTCAAGGATGACGTAGCTTCATGTGTATCGATGTCGCGTGCAGATGGGCCTCTGCGGAACGATGCTTCTTCGCGAAAGACCGAAGTCGACCCGAAGACGTGCGAGAAATCCGACGCTGCAAACAGTCAGTCTTATAACGATCAACAGGATGACGAGGatgaggtggaggaggaggaggagaacgaggaggcagaggaagaggaagaagaggaagaagagacAGAGGCAGAGGAGGTTGAAACTGTAACGGTTGTAACACGAGGAACGTCGCCTTCGTCATCAACCGCGTCGTCGTACGTTCGATCTCGAAGAGCTGACACCGCGAAAATGATAGAAAAAGAGATAACCAGGCCGAAGCGCCGGCCGGAGATGAAGGACGAAGAGATGCAGTCCGACCGGATGGACGATACGGCAAGATTTTCACGATACGGAGGGGGCCGAGTTACGGTGACCCCGTGGACCTCGTACCTGGGGAAATATTCACCAAGTTCATCAAAATCATCCGGCTACACCTCACGAAGTTACGGTACCGGGGGTGGGTCGTCTTCTCTACCCTCGAGGATCGGTGGATTCGGATTTCCGAGGTCAGCCGATAGTCGGATCGCGTCTCCAGGAGTCGGTCAAGAGACTCAAAAAGTGCCGAACGATTCTAGTTCCAAAGTACAAAGTAGCGAACAGCGCCCTAGCAGTATTACTAAGCCCTCATCCTCGAACGGCCCTAGTCATTTT includes the following:
- the LOC107227812 gene encoding uncharacterized protein LOC107227812, with amino-acid sequence MSSYKSYVPWSKRERENSYSSTKSDSSTQQQNDASGYKSRTNSALGANAFGRGTSTASQLPSYRTSYSTVSPANSNRATSKERTLPSYGSSYTKREKDKQEERPTYKYVAGPKDSDKHRLHTERAAVKEEARSKSPLSGSRSSLLEKYSNLRDPTVKSSDRPTSVLDKYTRGASRERSREPDAIPRFVSSTYPGTTGGKTYTSDHRPVEKKERAEHPPISYRGIRVPSGRSSREPSPEIAGSKSSCYSRVYSRAPSYGRTVSGGLREFCRLRVRVNSGYLIQVQRGGHSIRFDASKQCGSRSNGHQLLRFGQIPSFK